Proteins from one Pongo abelii isolate AG06213 chromosome 19, NHGRI_mPonAbe1-v2.0_pri, whole genome shotgun sequence genomic window:
- the LOC129051111 gene encoding LOW QUALITY PROTEIN: DNA-directed RNA polymerase III subunit RPC10-like (The sequence of the model RefSeq protein was modified relative to this genomic sequence to represent the inferred CDS: substituted 2 bases at 2 genomic stop codons), whose product MMLLFYPGCRDGLIVQEGQPCHRLACNTCLCVHFTHKVTNWKYSKLKEVDDGLGGAVAWEDVDCAAEPCPKXEPPCAYYMXLQTRSADEPKTTFYQCCRAQCGHHWRD is encoded by the coding sequence ATGATGCTGCTGTTCTACCCTGGCTGCAGGGACGGGTTGATCGTGCAGGAGGGACAGCCCTGCCACCGCCTTGCCTGCAACACGTGCCTCTGTGTGCACTTCACCCACAAGGTAACAAATTGGAAGTACTCAAAGCTGAAAGAAGTGGATGATGGGCTTGGGGGAGCAGTTGCCTGGGAGGATGTTGACTGTGCTGCAGAGCCATGTCCTAAATGAGAACCTCCTTGTGCTTACTACATGTAGCTTCAGACCCGCTCTGCAGATGAGCCGAAGACCACCTTCTACCAGTGCTGCAGGGCTCAGTGTGGACACCACTGGAGGGATTAG
- the SSTR2 gene encoding somatostatin receptor type 2, translating into MDMADEPLNGSHTWLSIPFDLDGSVASTNTSNQTEPYYDLTSNAVLTFIYFVVCIIGLCGNTLVIYVILRYAKMKTITNIYILNLAIADELFMLGLPFLAMQVALVHWPFGKAICRVVMTVDGINQFTSIFCLTVMSIDRYLAVVHPIKSAKWRRPRTAKMITMAVWGVSLLVILPIMIYAGLRSNQWGRSSCTINWPGESGAWYTGFIIYTFILGFLVPLTIICLCYLFIIIKVKSSGIRVGSSKRKKSEKKVTRMVSIVVAVFIFCWLPFYIFNVSSVSMAISPTPALKGMFDFVVVLTYANSCANPILYAFLSDNFKKSFQNVLCLVKVSGTDDGERSDSKQDKSRLNETTETQRTLLNGDLQTSI; encoded by the coding sequence ATGGACATGGCGGATGAGCCACTCAATGGAAGCCACACATggctatccattccatttgaccTCGATGGCTCTGTGGCGTCAACCAACACCTCAAACCAGACAGAGCCATACTACGACCTGACAAGCAATGCAGTCCTCACATTCATCTATTTTGTGGTCTGCATCATTGGGTTGTGTGGCAACACACTTGTCATTTACGTCATCCTCCGCTATGCCAAGATGAAGACCATCACCAACATTTACATCCTCAACCTGGCCATCGCAGATGAGCTCTTCATGCTGGGTCTGCCTTTCTTGGCTATGCAGGTGGCTCTGGTCCACTGGCCCTTTGGCAAGGCCATTTGCCGGGTGGTCATGACTGTGGATGGCATCAATCAGTTCACCAGCATCTTCTGCTTGACAGTCATGAGCATCGACCGATACCTGGCTGTGGTTCACCCCATCAAGTCGGCCAAGTGGAGGAGACCCCGGACGGCCAAGATGATCACCATGGCTGTGTGGGGAGTCTCTCTGCTGGTCATCTTGCCCATCATGATATATGCTGGGCTCCGGAGCAACCAGTGGGGGAGAAGCAGCTGCACCATCAACTGGCCAGGTGAATCTGGGGCTTGGTACACAGGGTTCATCATCTACACTTTCATTCTGGGGTTCCTGGTACCCCTCACCATCATCTGTCTTTGCTACCTGTTCATTATCATCAAGGTGAAGTCCTCTGGAATCCGAGTGGGCTCCTCCAAGAGGAAGAAGTCTGAGAAGAAGGTCACCCGAATGGTGTCCATCGTGGTGGCTGTCTTCATCTTCTGCTGGCTTCCCTTCTACATATTCAACGTTTCTTCCGTCTCCATGGCCAtcagccccaccccagcccttaAAGGCATGTTTGACTTTGTGGTGGTCCTCACCTATGCTAACAGCTGTGCCAACCCTATCCTATACGCCTTCTTATCTGACAACTTCAAGAAGAGCTTCCAGAATGTCCTCTGCTTGGTCAAGGTGAGCGGCACAGATGATGGAGAGCGGAGCGACAGTAAGCAGGACAAATCCCGGCTGAATGAGACCACAGAGACCCAGAGGACCCTCCTCAATGGAGACCTCCAAACCAGTATCTGA